The nucleotide window CCAGCCCCGGTCGGTGTCGTCCGGCGACGGCTGGTCCAGGGGGTCGTCGAAGACGAGGCCGGTCGGCTCGGGAGGCGTGCTCATGCCTCAAGCGTACGGCCGCGCCGGGCCGCCTCCCGCGCCGGTGCGGGATGCGCGAGCCCCGGCGTGCTCAGGGCTCGCCGGGGCTTCGGGGCAGGGGACGGTGAGGGGTGGCGGATCGGGGGGCAAGGCGGCTCCTTGGTGCGAGGAGGACGGGGTCAGGCGGCCTCGTAGGCGAGACCGGTGTCGCGCGCCATGCGCTTGAGCTCGACCAGGGCGTGCTTCTCGATCTGGCGGATGCGTTCCCGGGTGAGGCCGTGCTGCTTGCCGACCTCGGTGAGGGTGCGTTCCTTGCCGTCCTCCATGCCGTAGCGGGCACGGATGATGGAGGCGGTGCGGCCGTCGAGGCGGCCGATCAGCTCCTCCAGCTCCTCGCGGCGCAGCATCACCAGCACCGAGTCCTCCGGTGAGGCCGCCGAGGTGTCCTCGACCAGGTCGCCGAACTGGGTCTCGCCCTCGTCGTCCACCGCCATGTTGAGACTGACCGGGTCGCGGGCCCAGTCGAGGACGTCGACGACGCGCTCGGGGCTGGCGCCGAGTTCGGCGGCGATCTCCGCGGGCTCCGGGTCGCGTCCGTGCTCGCGGTTGAACTCGCGCTGCACCCGGCGGATGCGGCCCAGCTCCTCCACGAGGTGCACCGGCAGGCGGATGGTGCGCGACTGGTCGGCTATCGACCGGGTGATCGCCTGGCGGATCCACCAGGTCGCGTAGGTGGAGAACTTGAAGCCCTTGGTGTAGTCGAACTTCTCCACCGCCCGGACCAGACCCGCGTTGCCCTCCTGGATCAGGTCGAGCAGCGGCAGGCCGCTGCGCGGGTAGCGCCGGGCGACGGCCACCACCAGGCGCAGGTTGGAGCGGATGAAGACGTCCTTGGCGCGCTCACCGGCGTCCACCAGGGCGCGCAGCTCCTCCTCGGTGGCCCCCTCGGCGCTCTTCCCCTCGTCCAGGAGGTGCTGGGCGTAGACCCCGGCCTCGATGACCCGGGAGAGCTCGACCTCCTGCGCCGCGTCGAGGAGCGGGGTCCGCGCGATCTCGTCGAGGTACATGCCGACCAGATCGCGGTCGGCCACCTCGCCGCCGGTGGCGCGAACGCTGCTGGGCCCGTCGGACTGACGGCGGGCGACGGCACGGGTTGCCATGCGTGCTCCCTCTGCGTGATGCGGTCACGTTCCTGTCGGGAGGCTGTCGCTCCCGGCCTGGACATCCGGTGTGTCCCGGACGGTGTCCCTCCCTCCGGCTCACTCCACGGGTGCCCACTCACCGGGAAACAACGACTGCAATCGGGACAGAATTCCCAAGTGGATCAACGAATTCGGCGATCATGCGGTACCCTGCGGGCCGCGCCGCGTCGGCCCCGTTCGGCCCGCGGACGTCGACCGTGGTATCCGCGCAGCTCAGAGGCGGTGCGACCCTGGTCGTCAAGGCTCCGGGGCGGGGGCCGCCACTGCTTCGGCGGCGCGTCCGCGTCCTCGATGAGATCTCCGTCACCGCAGCCAGGGCAGGTCGGGGCGGCCCTGCGGGGCGAGCCCTTCGGCGATCGTGCGCATGATCTCGCCGAGTTGTCCGACCTGTTCCTCGGTGAGCCGGTCGAACACGGCGGTGCGCACCGCCTCGACGTGGCCGGGGGCGGCCGTCCGGAG belongs to Streptantibioticus cattleyicolor NRRL 8057 = DSM 46488 and includes:
- a CDS encoding sigma-70 family RNA polymerase sigma factor encodes the protein MATRAVARRQSDGPSSVRATGGEVADRDLVGMYLDEIARTPLLDAAQEVELSRVIEAGVYAQHLLDEGKSAEGATEEELRALVDAGERAKDVFIRSNLRLVVAVARRYPRSGLPLLDLIQEGNAGLVRAVEKFDYTKGFKFSTYATWWIRQAITRSIADQSRTIRLPVHLVEELGRIRRVQREFNREHGRDPEPAEIAAELGASPERVVDVLDWARDPVSLNMAVDDEGETQFGDLVEDTSAASPEDSVLVMLRREELEELIGRLDGRTASIIRARYGMEDGKERTLTEVGKQHGLTRERIRQIEKHALVELKRMARDTGLAYEAA